One window of the Nicotiana tabacum cultivar K326 chromosome 4, ASM71507v2, whole genome shotgun sequence genome contains the following:
- the LOC107832263 gene encoding uncharacterized protein LOC107832263 has translation MNQRAGGRGRPSGTDGSDFSYRMVVDSRYTKVAKAKSRLAKLIFAQAVTQLMITANVFISLSKKESPNRVSVSSLAIGLVSVLAGELGRKRSRSNFLKFYVFGSSMAILLSVACLAMSNLSLEAFQNFTSLETLKIAAVLLGFVVQFFAIGTTISLIKNMAPPKRAS, from the exons ATGAATCAAAGGGCAGGAGGAAGAGGGAGGCCGTCCGGAACCGATGGCTCTGATTTCTCCTACCGCATGGTCGTCGATTCCA GATACACGAAAGTTGCAAAGGCAAAGTCTCGTCTTGCCAAATTGATCTTCGCTCAG GCAGTCACTCAATTGATGATAACAGctaatgtatttatttcattatcAAAGAAGGAGTCTCCCAATAGAGTTTCTGTTTCTTCCCTTGCAATTGGCTTGGTGTCTGTTCTGGCAGGGGAACTAG GTCGAAAGAGAAGCAGATCCAACTTTTTGAAGTTTTATGTCTTTGGGTCATCCATGGCGATCCTGCTGTCAGTGGCATGTCTTGCTATGAGCAATCTCTCATTGGAG gcttttcaaaattttacaagtttggAGACTCTAAAGATTGCAGCTGTCCTACTAG GATTTGTGGTACAATTTTTTGCTATTGGTACAACCATAtctcttattaaaaatatggcaCCTCCTAAGAGGGCTTCTTGA
- the LOC107829059 gene encoding 21 kDa protein-like precursor has translation MEGTCNNRSHFQTIFLILVVFTSSSFTESVSAARPVAGDTNTEFIRTSCKSTTYPNLCFSSLSSRATAIGVSPQLLAHESLTVSLETAQSTSVTMVELAHGQGMTPREIGAMHDCVEELSDAVVELRKSLGEMKQLRGKDFDLKMSDIQTWVSAALTDEDTCTEGFAGKVMNGKVKTVVRGRILDVAHMTSNALALINSLAAFHG, from the coding sequence atggaaggaaCTTGTAACAACCGTAGCCatttccaaactatttttcttattttagttGTCTTCACATCTTCTTCATTCACAGAGTCAGTTTCAGCGGCAAGGCCAGTAGCCGGAGATACAAATACGGAGTTTATAAGAACATCATGCAAATCAACTACATATCCAAACCTCTGTTTCAGTTCATTATCAAGCCGTGCAACTGCTATTGGGGTTTCCCCTCAACTTCTAGCCCATGAATCCCTCACCGTCAGCCTCGAAACAGCGCAGTCTACATCTGTCACGATGGTGGAGTTGGCACACGGCCAAGGCATGACGCCGAGAGAGATCGGTGCCATGCATGACTGTGTGGAGGAACTAAGCGACGCTGTCGTTGAATTGAGAAAGTCTTTGGGCGAAATGAAGCAGCTAAGGGGCAAAGATTTTGACCTTAAAATGAGTGATATTCAAACGTGGGTAAGTGCTGCTTTGACTGACGAGGACACCTGCACCGAGGGGTTTGCCGGAAAAGTTATGAACGGGAAAGTTAAGACAGTAGTAAGGGGAAGGATTCTGGACGTTGCACATATGACGAGCAATGCCTTGGCTTTGATCAACAGCCTTGCCGCTTTTCACGGCTAG